The window ACCCCGGGATCGTGTCTGATTCACATTGATCCCTACATCGACGGACATCGCGTCCGCCGAGCCGCCGTGTACCGTGCCAGAACCTGTTTTCCGGCCGTGACCTGGCGTTTTGAAGATCGTGTCAGGGCTGCTCGGTGGTACTCGTTGATCACTCCGCCGAGTCGTTGTCAGCGGCGTATGGGCTTGTCGATGGGGATGACGACGGACGGGTCATGGTGGGGTGGCCGCTGCTGGCGCCGTTGGTGCGGCCGGTGGTCGTTGAAGTGGTCGACGTACTCGCCGACCACGGACTGCGCGTGGCGCTCGTTGTAGATCACCATGTGGTCGGTGCACTCGTCGCGGAGGCTGCGTCCCCAGCGTTCGATGGAGCAGCTGGCCTGCGGGGTCCGGGGCGGGGACCGACGACTACGGGAAGAGGTGGCGGTGGATGGGGTGGTGGCGGAACGTCCCACCGCGGTACGGGGAACGGTGACTGGCCGAGCGAGTACCGGCCGCCGCGGTGCGCAGCACCGCAGCGAGGTGGTAGTCCGGGTGC is drawn from Micromonospora sp. Llam0 and contains these coding sequences:
- a CDS encoding integrase core domain-containing protein, coding for MGRSATTPSTATSSRSRRSPPRTPQASCSIERWGRSLRDECTDHMVIYNERHAQSVVGEYVDHFNDHRPHQRRQQRPPHHDPSVVIPIDKPIRR